A genomic stretch from Candidatus Kapaibacterium thiocyanatum includes:
- a CDS encoding NHLP bacteriocin system secretion protein gives MSESSMFRQAALDALSSPEQLDRTLVVTKPLGWLALTGVGIAIAAALVWSVMGSIPTTVQSRGLLIREGGLHSIASLGPGAVRQFRCEIGSHVKAGDTIAIIEAPELALRQENSWLAVREADSVYRMMIGALATYQSLQKATATSQEKENRARLAAAEQRVDHARRKAESTKGLQERGLVTSATYFEELNTLLTAEQDLIAARTSTLQLESTTSDDALQKRQQLLQQEQQLRAALRTARETDLQYSLVTTVISPYDGRVVQLSSNVGQLVTNGSPLMVLEVDKAHDTPVDVVLFVPPLEGKKIEIGMDAHIVPSTVTAEESGSLIGDVLYVSEYPLDQRGMASLIENEGLLSYFGVQQEPPVEVRVRLRPNKAAPSGYTWTSGKGPDIRVTAGMVCTGSIIVKDQAPITLALPWLRRKLGLSNG, from the coding sequence ATGAGTGAATCTTCCATGTTCCGTCAGGCGGCGCTGGATGCCCTGTCGTCACCGGAGCAGCTCGATCGTACGCTCGTCGTGACCAAGCCGCTCGGATGGCTCGCCCTGACGGGTGTGGGAATAGCCATCGCCGCCGCGCTGGTGTGGAGCGTCATGGGCTCCATTCCCACGACTGTGCAGTCGCGAGGCCTGCTCATACGTGAAGGCGGGCTTCACAGTATCGCTTCGCTCGGACCCGGTGCCGTGCGGCAATTCCGCTGCGAGATCGGTTCGCACGTGAAGGCCGGGGACACCATCGCCATCATCGAGGCTCCGGAACTCGCGTTGCGACAGGAGAATTCATGGCTGGCCGTTCGTGAAGCCGACAGCGTCTACCGGATGATGATCGGCGCACTGGCCACCTATCAATCCTTGCAGAAAGCGACGGCCACCAGCCAGGAAAAGGAGAACCGTGCGCGTCTCGCCGCGGCCGAGCAACGCGTGGACCACGCGCGACGCAAGGCGGAATCGACGAAGGGACTTCAGGAACGGGGTCTGGTGACATCCGCGACCTACTTCGAAGAACTCAACACCCTGCTGACGGCCGAGCAGGATCTCATCGCGGCGCGTACATCGACGCTGCAACTGGAATCGACGACCTCCGACGATGCACTGCAGAAAAGACAGCAACTTCTCCAGCAGGAACAGCAACTACGCGCAGCCCTGCGCACGGCCCGGGAAACGGACCTGCAGTACAGTCTCGTGACGACGGTCATTTCGCCGTACGATGGCAGGGTCGTCCAGCTTTCGTCGAACGTCGGACAGCTGGTGACGAACGGTTCGCCACTCATGGTTCTCGAAGTCGACAAGGCTCACGATACGCCTGTCGACGTCGTGCTCTTCGTGCCACCGCTCGAAGGCAAGAAGATCGAGATCGGCATGGATGCCCATATCGTGCCATCGACCGTCACGGCCGAAGAGTCGGGCTCGCTGATCGGCGACGTCCTCTACGTGAGCGAGTATCCGCTGGATCAACGCGGTATGGCGAGCCTCATCGAGAACGAAGGTCTGCTGTCGTACTTCGGTGTCCAGCAGGAACCTCCCGTCGAAGTGCGTGTACGCCTGCGGCCCAACAAGGCCGCGCCGAGCGGGTATACCTGGACATCCGGCAAGGGCCCCGACATCAGGGTCACCGCCGGCATGGTCTGTACGGGATCGATCATCGTGAAGGACCAGGCCCCGATCACGCTGGCGCTGCCCTGGCTGCGGCGCAAACTGGGGCTGAGCAATGGCTGA
- a CDS encoding NHLP family bacteriocin export ABC transporter peptidase/permease/ATPase subunit has protein sequence MADASSHIRKRHVITPTVYQMEAVECGAASLAMILGYYGRIVPLEELRRACGVSRDGSKASNILSAARSYGMEAKGFQRPIDDVYTGDLPVIVFWKFNHFLVVEGVSDKWVWLNDPLGGRTRITHEDFDKGYTGITLTFKPGPDFTKGGSSPSMISALVRRLHGVRAALAYVLIASLFLILPGLVIPAFSKVFVDEILIRGHGSWMKPLLLGMGITVAMHILLLLLQKATLLRLETKVAVRESSSYMWHVLRLPVDFFQQRFAGDIAQRVQINDNVAHTIGGKLATTVLSLMMIVFYGLVMLSYSVPLTLATFAVAMLNIVAVRFVGSHLATVNAKLLQEQGKVMGVSMNGLQIIETLKAGGTESDFFARWAGYQAKALDSQRRVQIVMQVLLVVPPMITTITTAAVLGLGGWYVMDGNISAGTLVAFQALLMSFLAPINDVVNLYGEIQRLRGDMTRLDDVLRYKMDDMTQERAVDGDLPAKLEGYVELRDVTFGYSPLAAPLITDFNLKLVPGSRVAIVGKSGSGKSTISRLLMGLYQPWSGEIMFDGRRRDEWPRDILVSSLAFVDQDIFLFDGSVEDNLTMWNSAIPRPRVVNAAKDASIHDVIASRAGGYASHVEEAGRNYSGGQAQRLEIARALAGDPRIVVLDEATSALDPLTEQQIDDRLRQRGCTTIIIAHRLSTIRDCDEIIVLENGKVVQRGTHEEMKDVDGPYARLISTE, from the coding sequence ATGGCTGACGCCTCATCGCATATCCGGAAACGGCACGTCATCACGCCTACCGTCTATCAGATGGAGGCCGTCGAATGCGGAGCCGCGTCGCTGGCGATGATCCTCGGATACTACGGACGTATCGTACCCCTCGAAGAACTGCGCCGCGCCTGCGGTGTCTCGCGCGACGGTTCCAAAGCCAGCAACATCCTGAGTGCGGCCCGCTCTTACGGCATGGAAGCGAAAGGCTTCCAGCGACCTATCGACGACGTCTATACCGGCGACCTGCCGGTGATCGTATTCTGGAAGTTCAATCACTTCCTCGTCGTCGAAGGAGTGTCCGACAAGTGGGTGTGGCTCAACGATCCGCTCGGTGGACGCACACGCATCACGCACGAGGATTTCGACAAGGGATATACCGGCATCACGCTGACCTTCAAGCCGGGGCCGGACTTCACGAAGGGCGGCAGTTCTCCCTCCATGATCTCGGCACTGGTACGCCGTCTTCATGGCGTGCGCGCCGCACTGGCCTACGTCCTGATCGCAAGTCTCTTCCTGATCCTGCCCGGTCTCGTCATTCCGGCCTTCTCCAAGGTCTTCGTCGACGAGATCCTGATCCGCGGCCATGGCTCATGGATGAAACCCCTGCTTCTCGGCATGGGAATCACCGTGGCGATGCACATCCTGCTGCTGCTGTTGCAGAAGGCGACGTTGCTGCGGCTCGAGACGAAGGTGGCCGTACGGGAATCCAGCTCCTACATGTGGCACGTCCTCCGGCTACCCGTCGACTTCTTCCAGCAGCGGTTCGCGGGTGACATCGCCCAGCGCGTCCAGATCAACGACAACGTGGCGCATACCATCGGTGGCAAGCTGGCCACGACGGTGCTGAGTCTGATGATGATCGTCTTCTATGGGCTGGTGATGTTGTCGTACAGCGTTCCGCTCACGTTGGCCACGTTCGCCGTGGCCATGCTGAACATCGTCGCCGTACGATTCGTGGGTTCGCATCTCGCGACCGTGAACGCGAAGCTCCTCCAGGAGCAGGGCAAGGTCATGGGCGTTTCGATGAACGGCCTGCAGATCATCGAAACATTGAAGGCCGGTGGTACGGAAAGCGACTTCTTCGCACGATGGGCAGGATATCAGGCCAAGGCTCTCGATTCGCAGCGCCGCGTCCAGATCGTGATGCAAGTGCTGCTCGTCGTTCCGCCGATGATCACGACCATCACCACAGCCGCCGTGCTCGGTCTCGGAGGCTGGTACGTGATGGACGGCAACATCAGCGCGGGTACACTCGTCGCCTTCCAGGCTTTGCTGATGAGCTTTCTCGCTCCCATCAACGACGTCGTGAATCTCTATGGCGAGATACAGCGGCTGCGCGGCGACATGACGCGACTCGATGACGTGCTCCGATACAAGATGGACGATATGACGCAGGAACGGGCCGTCGACGGCGATCTTCCCGCGAAGCTCGAAGGATACGTGGAGCTGAGGGACGTGACCTTCGGCTATTCGCCACTCGCGGCACCACTCATCACGGATTTCAATCTGAAGCTCGTTCCGGGATCGCGTGTAGCCATCGTCGGTAAATCCGGCAGCGGCAAGTCCACTATCTCCCGGTTGCTGATGGGGCTCTATCAGCCCTGGTCAGGGGAGATCATGTTCGACGGACGCCGCCGTGATGAATGGCCCCGCGATATCCTGGTGTCGTCGCTGGCCTTCGTTGATCAGGATATCTTCCTCTTCGATGGATCGGTGGAAGACAATCTGACGATGTGGAATTCCGCCATTCCGCGGCCGCGCGTCGTGAACGCAGCGAAGGATGCGTCGATCCACGACGTCATCGCCTCGCGTGCGGGCGGTTATGCAAGCCATGTCGAAGAGGCGGGCCGCAACTACAGCGGGGGCCAGGCACAACGGCTTGAGATAGCGCGGGCCTTGGCAGGCGATCCACGCATCGTCGTGCTCGACGAGGCTACGAGCGCGCTCGACCCGCTGACGGAGCAACAGATCGACGATCGTCTGCGCCAGCGTGGCTGCACGACGATCATCATCGCACACCGCCTGAGTACGATACGCGACTGCGACGAGATCATCGTACTCGAGAACGGGAAGGTCGTCCAGCGCGGGACCCACGAAGAGATGAAGGATGTCGACGGACCCTATGCACGGCTGATATCAACCGAATGA
- a CDS encoding NHLP bacteriocin export ABC transporter permease/ATPase subunit has product MSATPLQRPCPGNDPWRIVDATRTAIVRTGCVDLFAIGTGANGEPGHRRFLARCPEGAMLAPLDSGRLNGMDIIAVGSADTMLELGPEGPRSDVIHAAANEAVDFAAWVDVLLLVGNSAGDADGRVVALSAASVIELTAGSVVGAHDRVLWCQTKDIPPATAMRWPSSMAWRPVTSRHAGRVTADIMVAPRSTVDALTLLGDPVAVLDEATTLLSRAIEDLDRQAADLDRNVLVARMKRRAATARASVDDFGTVFGDKAQSTMMAATSDPVIAAARRMAEALHTPFILPPSWPADGTGRIELLLEASRMRSRIVVLEGMWYHDDAGPLIGFDKSGAAVTMLREGRHYVAIDVDGGRTVISSTTVGNYAERGLQVYRPFPATAMLFRDILRFGFGPLRKDLLLLLLAGCAGGLLSLFLPSITATIFDQVIPTTNRSQLLLITVGIVLAGIVGAIFELTRNVAVLRLQLQSDATLQGALWDRLLSLPATFFRRFTAGELATRANGFNAIQQLIAGATANSMVAFIFSTFQLIILFHHSTKLAWIALLILVLAALCLALISYGRYRHLVATQDVYQKITGVILQLLSAISKLRATASETYAFRMWSSMFLRQRRNEFKASGLQNLSQILYAVVPTIASMVFYWIIHDMAVDGKSLATGSVLSFLAAFSTFFASLLACSTAAESVLMCVPLYSYARPILETPPEVDEARPDPGRLHGDIDVVNVSFRYDAEGPLILDGVSISARAGEFIAVVGASGCGKSTLLRLLLGFETPEAGGIYFDGQDIAGVDIRAVRRQMGVVLQNGRVMSGDIFKNIVSGNPLLTIDDAWEAAASAGFDEDIHGMPMGMHTVISEGGSTLSGGQRQRLLIARAIASKPRIILMDEATSALDNRTQQIVTEALGRMHATRIIIAHRLSTIIHADRIYVMDRGRVMESGTYHELMTAGGAFAALARRQIA; this is encoded by the coding sequence ATGAGCGCCACACCCCTACAGCGGCCATGTCCCGGCAATGATCCCTGGCGTATCGTCGATGCCACACGCACGGCCATCGTCCGCACGGGTTGCGTCGACCTGTTCGCCATCGGCACAGGTGCGAATGGAGAGCCCGGGCACCGCAGATTCCTGGCACGTTGTCCCGAAGGTGCGATGCTCGCACCGCTCGACAGCGGGCGGCTGAACGGAATGGACATCATCGCCGTCGGCTCCGCGGACACCATGCTCGAGCTCGGACCTGAAGGCCCGCGTAGCGACGTCATTCACGCCGCAGCGAACGAAGCCGTTGACTTTGCCGCATGGGTCGACGTATTGCTGCTGGTGGGTAATTCCGCAGGAGACGCCGACGGCAGGGTCGTTGCACTCAGCGCAGCCAGCGTCATCGAGTTGACGGCGGGATCCGTCGTCGGCGCACACGACCGGGTCCTGTGGTGTCAGACCAAGGACATTCCACCGGCGACGGCCATGCGCTGGCCATCGTCGATGGCATGGCGCCCTGTCACGTCCCGTCATGCGGGGCGTGTCACGGCCGACATCATGGTCGCTCCGCGCAGTACGGTCGATGCACTCACGCTCCTGGGCGATCCCGTCGCTGTCCTCGACGAAGCCACGACGCTGCTGTCCCGTGCCATCGAAGATCTCGATCGGCAGGCAGCGGACCTGGATCGTAACGTCCTCGTCGCCCGGATGAAGCGTCGTGCGGCCACGGCTCGTGCGAGCGTCGATGATTTCGGTACGGTCTTCGGTGACAAGGCCCAATCCACGATGATGGCCGCGACGTCCGATCCGGTGATCGCCGCTGCACGGAGAATGGCGGAAGCACTCCATACGCCCTTCATCCTGCCACCGTCCTGGCCTGCCGATGGTACCGGGCGGATCGAACTCCTGCTCGAAGCCTCGCGCATGCGCTCACGCATCGTCGTGCTCGAAGGCATGTGGTATCACGATGACGCCGGACCCCTCATCGGCTTCGACAAGTCGGGCGCCGCAGTGACGATGCTTCGCGAAGGACGACACTACGTGGCCATCGATGTCGATGGCGGACGTACCGTGATCTCCTCGACGACGGTAGGCAACTATGCCGAACGTGGCCTGCAGGTCTATCGTCCGTTCCCCGCGACGGCGATGCTGTTCCGCGACATCCTCCGCTTCGGCTTCGGCCCGCTCCGCAAGGACCTGCTCCTGCTGTTGCTGGCGGGATGTGCAGGGGGATTGCTTAGCCTGTTCCTCCCCTCGATCACGGCTACGATCTTCGACCAGGTAATTCCCACGACGAACAGATCCCAACTGCTGCTGATCACGGTAGGCATCGTGCTTGCCGGTATCGTCGGTGCCATCTTCGAACTCACACGGAACGTCGCCGTGCTTCGCCTGCAACTGCAGAGCGATGCGACGTTGCAGGGAGCGCTCTGGGACCGTCTGCTGTCGTTGCCTGCGACCTTCTTCCGCAGGTTCACCGCAGGCGAGCTCGCGACGCGGGCCAACGGCTTCAACGCCATTCAGCAGCTCATCGCCGGAGCAACGGCGAATTCCATGGTGGCCTTCATCTTCTCGACGTTCCAGTTGATCATCCTTTTCCACCACAGCACGAAGCTCGCCTGGATCGCATTGCTGATTCTCGTGCTGGCTGCACTCTGCCTGGCGCTCATCAGCTACGGCAGATATCGGCATCTCGTGGCTACGCAGGACGTTTATCAAAAGATAACGGGCGTCATCCTCCAGCTTCTCTCGGCGATTTCGAAGTTGCGCGCCACGGCATCCGAGACGTATGCGTTCAGGATGTGGTCGTCCATGTTCCTGCGCCAGCGCAGGAACGAGTTCAAGGCTTCGGGCCTGCAGAATCTGTCCCAGATACTCTATGCCGTGGTTCCTACCATCGCGTCCATGGTCTTCTACTGGATCATCCACGACATGGCCGTCGACGGAAAATCGCTGGCCACGGGTTCCGTGTTGTCATTCCTCGCGGCGTTCTCGACCTTCTTCGCATCGTTGCTGGCATGCTCCACGGCTGCCGAGAGCGTGCTCATGTGCGTTCCGCTCTACAGCTATGCCAGGCCGATCCTCGAGACACCGCCCGAAGTCGATGAAGCCAGGCCGGATCCGGGCCGTCTGCATGGAGACATCGACGTGGTGAACGTCAGTTTCCGCTACGATGCGGAGGGGCCGTTGATCCTGGATGGAGTCTCGATCTCGGCGCGTGCCGGTGAATTCATCGCCGTCGTCGGGGCGTCCGGTTGTGGCAAGTCCACGCTGTTGCGTCTGCTGCTCGGCTTCGAGACTCCGGAAGCGGGTGGTATCTATTTCGACGGCCAGGACATCGCGGGCGTCGACATCCGTGCGGTACGCAGGCAGATGGGTGTGGTACTGCAGAACGGCCGGGTGATGAGCGGGGACATCTTCAAGAACATCGTGAGCGGCAATCCGCTGCTGACCATCGACGATGCGTGGGAGGCCGCAGCATCGGCGGGATTCGACGAAGATATTCACGGCATGCCCATGGGAATGCATACCGTCATCTCGGAAGGTGGAAGCACGTTGTCCGGCGGACAGCGTCAGCGTCTGCTGATCGCACGCGCCATCGCTTCCAAGCCCAGGATCATCCTGATGGACGAAGCCACGAGCGCGCTGGACAATCGCACGCAGCAGATCGTGACCGAGGCGCTGGGCCGTATGCATGCGACGCGGATCATCATCGCACACAGACTCAGCACGATCATCCATGCGGATCGCATCTACGTGATGGATCGCGGACGCGTCATGGAGTCGGGCACTTATCACGAACTCATGACCGCGGGTGGAGCATTCGCTGCCCTGGCAAGGCGTCAAATAGCCTGA